Proteins co-encoded in one Arachis stenosperma cultivar V10309 chromosome 7, arast.V10309.gnm1.PFL2, whole genome shotgun sequence genomic window:
- the LOC130940591 gene encoding uncharacterized protein LOC130940591: protein MDKGKASKELETSLQNLDLNPQSNVKNKTSIATNHHQFQGLLPKKMKPPSLVSLCIGVIGKHLEDIITDLPEIAIGLPAEIKTAVAAIARRRKLLNDDVLIALADTSWEYLDVSGSDVSDVGLIKAAEVCRSIKALDISRCTKITATGISELVKHCRLLETLRCGGCPRSDHTARRCLSIFKPRLDYVEEDSWEELDTKEISSGAQSLRWLVWPNIDNNSLDEISTECPRIIVNPKSSLFGFMGTQVPWEALRNTVLDDVAVKDIDPKTWRGRGFAVKPASPSPSTSPELSVAEKFRLAFEERDNRLAPKRAKNARQHQRRAVRELMLMSTRAKAMVLASQASKSLHSRSS, encoded by the exons atgGATAAAGGTAAAGCTTCCAAGGAATTAGAAACCTCTCTGCAAAACCTCGATTTGAATCCCCAATCCAACGTCAAGAACAAAACTTCCATTGCAACTAACCACCATCAATTTCAAG GACTACTGCCTAAGAAGATGAAGCCTCCAAGTTTGGTTAGCCTATGCATTGGAGTTATTGGAAAACATTTGGAGGATATTATTACGGATTTGCCGGAGATTGCTATCGGTTTGCCAGCTGAGATAAAG ACGGCAGTGGCAGCTATTGCGAGACGGAGAAAGTTGTTGAATGATGATGTCCTGATTGCATTAGCTGATACTTCTTGGGAATACCTTGATGTCTCTGGATCAGATGTTTCCGACGTTGGCTTGATTAAAGCAGCCGAAGTATGCAGATCAATTAAAGCTCTGGATATAAG CCGATGTACCAAAATCACTGCTACTGGTATATCCGAACTTGTGAAGCACTGCCGTTTATTAGAGACATTGAGATGCGG AGGGTGTCCGAGGAGCGATCATACAGCTCGGAGGTGCTTGAGTATATTTAAACCGAGGCTGGACTATGTCGAGGAGGATTCCTGGGAGGAGCTCGATACGAAAGAAATTTCAAGTGGCGCGCAATCACTCCGGTGGCTAGTATGG CCAAACATCGACAATAATTCGTTAGACGAGATATCTACCGAGTGTCCGCGGATCATAGTGAACCCGAAGTCATCTCTGTTCGGGTTTATGGGAACTCAGGTTCCTTGGGAAGCGTTACGAAATACTGTATTGGATGATGTGGCTGTGAAGGATATTGATCCCAAGACATGGAGAGGGCGTGGTTTTGCAGTGAAGCCCGCTTCGCCCTCTCCTTCAACCTCCCCTGAATTATCAGTGGCCGAGAAATTCCGGCTCGCCTTTGAGGAAAGGGACAACCGGTTAGCTCCAAAGCGAGCGAAAAATGCACGGCAACACCAGCGTCGCGCAGTGCGAGAGTTAATGTTGATGAGCACAAGGGCTAAGGCAATGGTCTTGGCTTCACAAGCAAGCAAGTCTCTTCACAGCAGAAGCTCATAA